The DNA window TCCATGAGTTGCTTTCACGGCTGAAAGCGGAAGCCGCCTCCGAATGGAGCTGCTGCTCCGGGTCGATGCCGGTGATCTGCTTGAGCTGAACTTCGGCGGCGGTTGCCACACCCGTGAGTCCGAGACAAGCGAGGGCGAGGGATCGGTTGATGCCTTGCATGGGAGAAAAGGGTCAGGGTTGGACGAGGGAGGTGCTGGTGCTGACGCGGGTGAACGTCACGCGTCCCCGGGCTTCGAGGGTTTCCTTGTTGAGTCCGGTGAAGGCCTCGTGGATGTCACCCTCGAGCACCTGGTCGGTGCCCGACTCGCCGTCGTCGATCTTCACCCGGACCGTGCGACCCATGGATCGGCCGTTCTTCAGGTCGGGGTGGTACTTGTGGCGGAAAGGGTTGAGCGGATGGCTCGCGGGCAGCGTCATCTGCCCTTCGAACCAGCCGGAGTCGGTGCCGAGCGTGAGCCCGCTGCCATCGATCGGCATCGTTGCGGTGCTGAAGCGCTGGCCGACCAGCTTGCCGCCGCGCATCGTGATTCCGTCGAAGTTCGGCAGCTGGGATTCGTCGAGGACGATGACCGTTTGCGGTGAAGCCGGCGGGACGACGCGGGTACGCATCAGGGTGGCCTCATCGAGCAGCTGCACGTTACCGCTGCCGGAGACGAACATCAGCACGTCTTCGGGGAAGCCGGCCGGGGTCGGCTGCCACTCGCCGGTGGCGGCGTGTTTCACCTCGTCCAGAACGGCCTTCCCGAGCCACAAGCCGCCGAGATCGGCGGACAGCTTGGCCGGGCTTGGCGTTTCGCCGCTGTAGATGCTGGCGATCTCGGTGTCGCCGAGCGCTCGCGAATACACGCTGACCTCGCGGATCGCTCCGGCGAAGTTCTCGGCGTTCCCGGGCAGATCGGAGCCGATGACCAGAGGCTCGTCGATCTGACCGAAGACGACCGAGGCGTCGTGCTCGACGGGGTCCTTCACACCATCGATGTAGAACCGGACCTTCGAACCATCGTAGGTAACCGCCACGTGCTGCCAGACGCCGCTGTTGCCGTTGAGGAGGACACTGCTGTCCCAAACGCCATCGCCGGTCCCCCCGGCGGGCGTGAACATGTTGGCGCCGAACCGCAGATGGCGCGCCCAGGTGACGGTGAAGGTGAAGGGAGCCTTGGTGACTCCCTTGGTCACGATGCCGTTCCAATCATCGAAGCGGGTCGCCTGGATCCAAGCCGTGATGGTGAGCTGGTTGGTGACCCCCGAGGCAATGTTCTGGACGCTCCGGAAGTGCTCGTTGTCAAACTTCGCCAGATAGACGCTGCGCGGGTCGCCATCCCAGTAGGCTCCCCAGCCAGGACCGAAGAAGTTCGCGGTCGTGCCGGTCCACTGGTCGTGAATCACGTTGCCACCGCCTTCGTTCATCGGGAAGTAGGCCTCGAGTCCGTCGAGCAGGTCGGCTCGTGCGGAAAGGCTTGGGATCAGGGCAAGCGCCGCCGTTGCGAGGATCGTTCTCATGGGGTGATCGGTCAGTTGGATGCTGCGGGGACCTCGACCGGCACGCTGATGCGCACGCCGCCGCCGGTGATTTGCAGGAGTCCCGCTCCCGGGCCGGAAGTCCGGACGCGCCACTCGGCCCGCGGGTCGAGGGACTGGCTTCCCGTCAGCGGGGATTCGGTATGGATGCCCGTCAGGCGGGCGAAGGAGACCGAACCGCTGGAAGTGATCTGCGCCGACACCGGAAGCTGGCCGTTCTTGCGCATCTGGAGGGAGAACGAGCCTCCGTCGCTTGAAACGACTCCACCGTCGCCGGCGATCGGGATGCTCACATCGAGCGGTCCCTGATGCTCCGAGCCGGTGTCGCACCAAACCCAGTAGCCTTCACCGCGCCGGATCGTCTCGGTCGGGGCGACCGCGATCCAGCGGTCGCTGACCAGCTTGAAGGCGCGCACCGGTTGATGGGCCGGTGAGCCGTCGAAGAACCGGGCGAAGGTCGGCGGCGCGGCCGGATCGACGTCGAAGCCGGTGAAGTTGAAGGAGGGTGCGATCCACTTGCGGCGCTCGAAGACCGGCTCGCCGGTCACGGTCCAGACGCAGGCGGCCGAGGTCTGGATGAGCAGCGCCTGCCGTCCGGTGACCGCGTGCAGGTTGTTGAGGAATGAGGCCGGGTGGCTGGAGGGCAGCCAGTTTTGCCAGGAAGACGACTTGCGGGGCAGGGCGGCGGGATCGGTCAGCGAGTCGACTTGGGCGACCGTCGGCAGCCATGCCGAGCAGCGTTCGACCGGCAGGCCCGCGAAAAGCGTGGATGGCGATGGCTGACTCGGCCGGATTTCGAGGAACACGGCATTCCAGCCGGCCTTCAGATTGAAAGTCTGCTCGGCCGCTTCGATGGCCGGGGCGAGGGAGAGAATGACGGTCGCGAGACCAACGAGGGGGCGGCGGGAGAGAGCCGGTGGGGATTCGAGGGGCGACGTCATAGCAGGACCAATCGGCGGAGAATTAAGGAATTTTTAATAATACGCGTTTGCGTAATGAAGAATGGAGGCTCGATGGCACGGAGGCTCCATAAAATTTTAGATTTGTAAATAGTTTTTATTCCTTAACCTAACAGCGTATAGCCATTGATATTGCTTGCTTCCTGGAGGCTGCGAGTGGGACGAAGGAGGTTGCCCAACCCTTGATGAGCTGGCTGAACGGCGCGACAACGGGAATCGCTTCGTGTGGGCGGCTTGGATTCCGCCGCTGAGGAAGCCGGCGAGTTTGCACGAAAAAGCCGCGCTCCCGGAGTCGGAGGCGCGGCTGGAAGGGGGGCGGAGGGTCGATCAGGCGTCAGCGCCCTTTTTCTTCTTCTTCGGATTGCTGGCTTCCGCCTGCTCCAGCTTGTTGCGCAGCGACTTGATCGTCTTGTCCCGCTCGTTCAGCTCCTTGCTGAGTTGCTGCTGTCGGGACTCCATCTTGCCGGTCTGGCTTTGAAGGCTCTCGAGTTTCTTGGCCGTGGCATCGGCGCGGTCCTTGGCCGCCATCATTTCCTGGGTCGCCTCGTTGGCGGTCATCAGGGCTTTCTTCAGTGCAGCCTGGCCCTTCTCCGCGGTTCGTTGCACGAGGGCTTCCATCTCGGACTTGAATTGCGCGTGTTGCTCCCGCAGCTCGCCGAGTTCCTTCTTCGTTTTGGCGAGTTCCGTCGTGGTCGCGACATTCAACTTCTTGGATTCCGCGAAGCCATTCGACATCTCGTGGATCTTCTTGTCCATCGTGGCGGTCGCGACCTTGAGCTTTTCGTTCTCTTTCACGAGCTCGGCCATCTTCCGCGGCTCCTTCAGTTCGTTGCGCAGGTGGTTCAGTTCGCTTTCGAGCGCGGTGAATTCCTTCACGGTCTTCTCAAGCCGGCCGTGGAAGTGGACCAGCTTCTCCTGAGCCGCGTGGCCGATCGCGAGGCGCTGTGCCTGCGCCTCGGCCTTGCTCTTCCACTCGGCCTCGGCCTTGGCGTGGGCGACTGACTTCTTCTCCCACTCGGTGGCGGATTTCTGACTTTCGGCGAGCTGCTTCTTGAGCTGTTCGATCAGCTGGTCCTTCTCGCCGATCACCTTCTTGCTGTGTTTGACCGTCTCGATCGCCAGATCGCGCTCGCGGATGGCGGTTTGGACCTGTTGTTCGGCCTGTTTCAGCGTGTCGGCGAGCGTGCTGAAACTCTCGCTGAGCATTTTCTGGGTCGACTCGGGGGCCGGCTTCTTGTCTGCGAACGCGGCCGGAACGAGGCTCGCGCTGAGGATTCCGAGGAGGAGGGCGATACGTGGGGTGTGTTTTGTGTTCATAAAGTCCTAAGGATACACTCCGGGGCTACGCCTGATCTTACGGAAATGCAAAGGGTTTCCGGAAAAGGATCCGCCACCTGCGCATTCGCACCGGTCTAGCGCAGGGAACGCAGCGCATCGCGCACTGCAGTCGGCAAACTCACGGCACCATTTCCGCCGAGTCGGGCATCGATTTCCTCCAGTCGCTGGATCAGGTCGCGGACGTCCTCGCGTTTCGCCGGACCGCCGGCGGCGGCACAGAAATGGGTCCGGCAGCCGAAGGGCCGACCGTCGTAGATGCGGCATTTGCCACTTTCCGGATGGAGAAACGGGCACGAGCCGTCGGCCGGCATCTCGAACTCCTTCCGGCCCGCCGCCCGCCACGCCTTGGCCGCCACGAATGCCTCGCCTTTCGTCAGGTAAGGCGTGTGACCGACCAGCCGGAACCGGCAGCAATCGGCGATCCCGGTGCAGTTCCGCTCGATCGGCCGGTGGCTCCACTCGGCGTAGATCTCTCGCACCTCACGCATCGCTTCGTTGAGGGCGGGGTCGCGCTTCATGGACCGATTCGAGGGGATGCGACCGCGGGGATCAAGGTTGGCGAGTTTGCCGGTTCCCTTTTGGCCGGGGGAGGTTGAGAATCGGCCTGATGAAACACTTTCCGGAACTCCAATTGACCGCGGTCGGGGCGCGGGTGCTGGGTTGCTTGCTGGAAAAGGAAGTCCTGACGCCCGACCAGTACCCGATGACGGTCAACGCGTTGGTCACGGCCTGCAACCAGGCGACTTCGCGCCATCCGGTGACGAGCTTCACGGCTTCGGAGGTGGAGGAGGCGCTGCGGCAGCTTTCGGACGACTACCTCGTCACCCGGATGCTCGGCGGCCGGGCTCCTAAGTTCGAACACAACCTTGGCGACCTGCTCGCGCTCACTTCCGCCGAGAGGGCGGTTTTCACGGTCTTGCTGCTGCGCGGAACGCAGACGGCCGGCGAGTTGAAGCAGCGGACGGAGCGGATGCACGACTTCGCCTCGCTCGACGAGGTCGAGGAGATCCTGACCGGCTTCATCGAGTATCCGCACGGCCCGTTGGTCGAGCGGTTGCCGGCGGGTGGCGGGCGACGGGTCGAGACCTTCCGGCACCTGCTTTCCGAGGATGCCGGCGCGGAGCCGGAGGCCGACTTCGATGCCGGCGCCGACTGGCGGCAGGAAATGGAACAGCGCTTGGCAGCGTTGGAGATGCAGGTCGCCGAGCTGAAGGCGCAGCTCGGGGAGTGAGCGGCCGGGAGGCCGCCTCGCCCACTCATGGCGCTCGCAGAGCGCCACTCCGTCAGTTCGCCACGATATTCACGAGGCGGCCGGGGACGACGATGATCTTGCGGATCGTCTTGCCTTCAGTCTGTTCCTGAACCTTCGGGGCCGCTTGGGCGGCGGCTTCGATCTCTTCCTTCGGCGCGTCCTTCGCCACCGTGATCTTGTCGCGCAGCTTGCCGTTCACCTGGACCACCAGTTCGATCTCCGACTCGATCAGCGCGGACTCGTCGTGAGCCGGCCAAGCCGACTCGCTGAGCGGTTCGGCCCCGCCGAGGCGGGCGTGGATTTCCTCGCTGAGGTGTGGGGCGAAGGGATTGAGCACGTGCAACAGCTGCGTGAACTCTTTCAGCGGCACCACGTCGGCGGCGGTGAAGGCGTTGGTGCAGATCATCATCTGCGAGATCGCGGTGTTGAACGACATCTTCTCGATGTCCTCGGTGACCTTCTTGATCGTCTCGTGGACGACCTTCAGCAGTGCCTTGTCGTCGCACGGCACGTCCTGGATCTTCGACGAGCGTTCCCACTCGCCGGCCTGGTTCAGTTCGAATGCGACGCGCCAGACGCGGGCGAGGAAGCGCGAGATGCCCTCGACGCCCTTCATTTGCCATGGCTTCACCTGCTCGAGCGGGCCCATGAACATCTCGTAGAGACGCAGCGCGTCGGCGCCGTAGTCGCGGACCACGTCGTCGGGATTGACGACATTGCCGAAGGACTTCGACATCTTGCGCCCGTCCTCACCGAGGATCAGGCCCTGGTTGACCAGCTTCTTGAACGGCTCGTTGGTCGACAGGTGGCCGAGGTCGTTCAGGACCTTGTGGTAGAAACGGGCGTAGAGCAGGTGCAGCACCGCGTGCTCGGTGCCGCCGACGTAGAGATCGACGATACCCTTGCTGTCCGTGCCGCCGCTCCAGTAGCTCTCGACTTCCTGGCCGATGAAGCTCTCGTTGTTGCCGGGGTCGCAGTAGCGCAGGTAGTACCAGCATGAGCCGGCCCACTGGGGCATCGTGTTCGTTTCACGCTCGAACTGGTCGCTGTAGTTGATCCAGTCGGTCGCCTTGACCAGCGGGCCGCGCGGGTCGCCGGTCGGCTTGAAATCCTCCATTTCCGGCTGCAGCAGCGGCAGCTCGCTCTCGGGGATGGTCGTGTGCTCGCCCGTCGTCTTGTCCCACAGCAGCGGGAACGGCTCACCCCAGTAGCGCTGGCGGCTGAACAGCCAGTCGCGGAGCTTGTACTGGATCTTACGGACTCCTTTGCCCTCCGACTCCAGCCACTCGATGATCTTCGCCTTCGCCTCAGCGGTCGGCAGGCCGTCGAGGAAGCCGGAATTCACCGCGGTGCCATGGTCGGTATAGCCCTGCCAGTCCTCGTCGCCCTTCGGCTGGACCACCTGCAGGATCGGCAGCTCGAACTTCTTGGCGAACTCGAAGTCACGTTCGTCGTGCGCCGGCACGGCCATGATCGCGCCTGTGCCGTAGCCCATCATGACGTAGTCGGCGATCCAGACCGGGATCTTCTCGCCGTTGACCGGATTGATCGCGTGAGCACCGGTGAAGACGCCGGTCTTGTCCTTGTTCAAGTCGCCGCGATCGAGGTCGGACTTGCTGGCGCAGGCCGCGACATATTCCTCGACCGCCGACTTCTGCGCGTCGGTCGTGATTTCGGCCACCAGCGGGTGCTCGGGAGCGAGCACCATGTAGGTGGCGCCGAACAGGGTGTCCGGACGGGTTGTGAAGACAGTCACCTGATGACCTTCCAGATCGAAGTGAACTTCCGCACCTTCGCTGCGGCCGATCCAGTTCCGCTGCAGCAGCTTGATGCCTTCCGGCCAGTCGAGCGGCTCCAGTTCGTCGATCAGCCGCTGGGCATACTTGGTGATCCGCAGCATCCACTGGCGCAGCGGTCGGCGTTCGACGGTGTGGCCCTTGGCTTTCCACTCCTCGACCTCCTCGTTGGCGAGGACGGTGCCGAGATCGGGCGACCAGTTGACCGGCGCCTCGTGGATGAAGGCCAGCCGGACCGCGTCAATCTGCTCGCGGCTCCAGCCCTTGCCTTCCAGTTCGCTGACCGGCTTGGCCTTCTGCGCCTCTTCGTCGAAGTAGGAGTTGTAGAGCTGGATGAAGATCCACTGGGTCCAGCGGACGTATTCCGGGTCGGTGGTGGCGATCTCGCGATCCCAGTCGTAGCCGAAGCCCAGCGACTTCAGCTGGCGCTTGAAGGTGGTGATGTTGGCCTCGGTCGTGACCCGCGGGTGCTGGCCGGTCTTGATCGCGTACTGCTCGGCGGGCAGGCCGAACGAATCCCAGCCCATAGGATGGAGCACGTTGAATCCCTGGCGGCGCTTGGCGCGGCCGATGATGTCGGTGGCGGTGTAGCCTTCCGGGTGTCCGACGTGCAGGCCGCTGCCGGACGGGTAGGGGAACATGTCGAGGACGTAGAACTTCGGCTTCGAAGCATCGAAATCGGCATCGCCCGGATTTGGCGTGCGGAAGGTCTTCTCATCGTCCCAGCGCTTCTGCCAAGCGGGCTCGAACTCATCGAAGGGGTAGGGCTTGCGGCGGTCGTCGGACATGGTGGTGGAAATGCCAAATGCTCAAGTTCCCATGCCAAATGGCGGGAATGGGCCTGCCCTTCGTAGCCCGACGGGCGAAGAAGGGGCGCGGAAATTGGCGGAACCGCCTGAATTTGAAAAGAAAAACCCCGGGGGATGGGCGGTCGGACTGAGAGTGGGATGCGGCTGCAGCATGGACCGCGAGCTTTAGCTCGCCCCGACGGTCCGGTGGCCGGGGTTCCGGGGCGAGCTAAAGCTCGCGGTCCATGATGATCCTCCCAGGACGGCCACTTCGATGGTGCGCGGACTTCAGTCCGCATCCGGTCGATAGAATGCGGACTGAAGTCCGCGCACCATCCACGGCTACTTCGCCGGGATGTGGATGATCGTCACGAGCTCGTCTTCCGGCGTGGTTTCCGGATCGCTCTCGTAGGTCTCGAAGGGAGCGAGGCGCTTGCTTCCATGGAAGACCTTCGAGCGGGCATGCATCATGCCGGCGGCCCACGCATTGCCAAGGTGGCGGTAGGCGCCGGTGTGACGGACCTGGTAGGCGCGGCAGGCGGGGCGGCTGCCGGAGACAAATCCGGCCGGGCCCTCGTCCGGCGCCTGAAGAAACGGAACGCAGGCGGTGTAGCGGCAGACGTTGGCGGCGGGCGACCATTTCAGCACCGAGCAAAAGGGAGGCCCGCTCGGGCTGAGGTCCGCTTCCTCCAGCCACTCGCGGATTTGAGCGAAATTCTCCCTCATGTGGGGACCGATCTCATCGATCGGGCACTCGGTGTTGATGCCGGCGTAGGCGGTTTCCGGGAGCTCGACGATCCCGGGGAACTCGAGCTTGCTCGGCACGGATCCGGTCTCGATGCGGTCCTTGAGCATCCGCAGCCCGCGGTCGTAGTCGGCGCCGATGTAGCCGGACATCATCGACTTCATCCAGAACATGAACCACGGCAGCGAGCCGGTCATGGTCCAGGTGACCTCGGTGCCGCCATCCTTCTCGGCGAAGCGGAAACCGACGGTGTTCTCCGACTTCCACGGGCTCAGGAAAGTCAGCGCGTAGTCGATCGATGAGCCTTCCGACTCACCCGTGATTCTCATGATGCCGCTGCCGCAGACCGGTCCTTCCCAGTCGTAGCGCTTGCCGTCGTCGGCATAGGTCAGCTTGGCGTGCGGATCGCAGATCAGCCACGGCGACCAGTCGGGCCATTTCCGGAAATTCCGCACGTCGGCGAAGACGGCGTCGGGAAAGGCCTCGATGTGGATGGAGCGGGAAACGTCGAAGGAGGGCATGGGGAGGAAGGCTCAGGTTGCAATGTTCCAATGCCAAATTGGGGAGAGTCCGGGAAGCGGATAGCAAGGCCTCGGGACAAAGAAAAACCCCGCCGCGGCGCGGGGCCGGGCGGGGTGGTGAGAGGGGAATCGCGTTACTTCTTGAGCAGCGACTTCAGGTGGGCGACGTAGGCGTCGGGACCGCCTTCGCGGTAGCCGATGTCACCGGAGAGCTTCTTGCCTTCGGCATCGACGAGGTAGATCGTCGGGTAGCCTTCGACCTTGAACTCCTTGTCGAGTTTCTTGTTCTGCGCCTTCAGCTCGTCCGACTGCTCCTTCTTGCGAGGGAAGTCGACCTCCATCAGCACGAGGTTGTCCTTGGCGTATTCCTTGAAGGACTCCTTGGAGAAGACTTCCTTCTCGAGCTTGATGCACCAGCCGCACCAGTCGGTGCCGGTGAAGTTGATGAGGATCGGCTTGTTTTCCTTCTTGGCCTGGGCCTTGGCGGCTTCCCAGTCGGTGCCCCATCCGCTCGCGAATGCGGCAGTGGTGCTGAGGGCGACGAGAACGACGGTCTGAATCAGGGATTTCATGGGAGGTGGAGGTCGGTTCAATCGAGATCCTTGCGCTCGAGGGCCTTGTCGAGGTGGTCGAGGAAGAGGTCGATCTTCGGATACTGCGAAGCGAAGAAGCGGTTGAATTCCTTACCGTTGGAATCGAACAGGATCACGGTCGGGAAGCCCTCGATGTCGTATTTCTTGGCGTAGGGCTCGTTCTTCTTCTTCACCTCCTTGTCGCCGCGCGGGAAGTCCAGCTCGACGAGGATGAAGTCTTCGGAGGCCTTTTTGACGAACTCCTTCTTGGAGAACACGTTCTTGCGCATCGCGATGCACGGAGGGCACCAGTCGGAACCGGTGAACTCGACCAGCACGGGCTTGTTCTGGGCCTTGGCGTCCTTGAAGGCTTTCTCGAGATCGGTGCTCCAGCCTTCGAGCGTGTTGGCGAAGGCCGAGCTGACGAGGGCGGTGCCGGCCATGGCGAAGGCGGCGAGGTGAGTGATTGCTTTCATCGCAGTGTAGGCGTTGTGAGGCGGGGGATTATTTCAAAAATCTTGGCCGGATCGGTCGGGCGGTCTACCGAAAAGCATGGCTGCGGAGAAACCGAGATTGGTGGTGGCGACGCGCAACGCCCACAAGACGGCGGAAATCCGCGAGATGATCGGCGACCGTTTCGAGGTGCTCGACGCGACCTCCTTCCCCGATCTGCCGGAGGTCGAGGAAACCGGATCCACCTTTCTGGAGAACGCGACACTCAAGGCGGTGTCGGTCAGCCGCGGCATCGGCGGGCTGGCGCTTTCCGATGATTCCGGCCTCGAGGTCGATGCCCTCGATGGCCGGCCCGGCGTGTGGTCGAGCTCGTTCGGTGGCGAGGAGGGAAACCACGCGAAGAACAACGAGCGGCTTCTCCGGGAAATGGATGGCGTCGCCGACCGCAACGGGCGTTTCCGGTGCGTCATGGTGCTGGCGGACAAGGGCGAGGTGATCGCCGATTTCTCCGGCTCGGTCGAAGGGCGGATCCTGGCCGAGCGGAGCGGGGAGGGTGGTTTCGGCTACGATCCCCTGTTCGCTCCCGAGGGCTACGACGAAAGCTTTGCGGAGCTGGGATCCGAGGTGAAAAACGGCATGAGCCACCGCGGTCGGGCACTGGCGCAGGTCGTTGAGTGGCTGGAGTCGAGGCAGGCTTGAACCGCCACTTTTGGCGAGCCACCACAGGGACGGACTGGTAGGAACCCGCGCGTGGCATTGCGATTGAGCCGACGCAACGGGCAGAAGATGTCGAAGGGCTGCGGCGCGCTCTTCGGTCTCGGTTGGACCGCGTTCAGCTCGATCTTTGTCGTCGCGGGCATCTGGGTGTTCTGGACCTCGGTGCAAAGCCGGACCTGGGAAAAGGTTCCGTGCGAGTTGGTGAAGTTCGAGATCATCGACGAGCCCAACACCGATCCTCCTTTCCGGCCGGATCTTCTTTTCCGCTACGAATACGAGGGAACGCCTTACCAGAGCGACCGGTTGACCTCGGCCGACGACGACCGGGAATCGGATTACGAAACCCTCGTCGAGTTGCGTCAGGAACTCTACGGCAAGGAGCTCGACCTGACCTGCCGGGTGAATCCCGGCGATCTGTCGCAGGCGGTGCTGCAGGACTCGGCGGGCGACGCTTGGTTCGGCCTCGTTTTCGCGGGCTTCGGCGGTTGCTTCATGCTGGTCGGGATCGGTCTGACATTCACCGCGTTTGGTGAGGAAAAGGCGGCCAAGGCGAAGACGACTCCGGCCACGCTGAAGTCGCCGATGGCCGGGGTGCTCGGCTGCGGATTCTTCGGAGCTTTCGCCGCTGCCGGTCTCGGGATCCTGTTCGGGGTCGTCGTTCCGAAGGCCTTCGAATACTTCGACATGAGAGGGTGGGTCGAGACGCCCGCCGAAGTGGTTTGGTCGCGGGTCCGGTCGCACGACTCGGACGACGGCACCACCTATTCGGTCGACATCTTCTATCGCTACGAGTTCGAGGGCATCGAGTATCGATCGAACCGCCAGAGCGTCGTGGGAGGCAGCTCGAGCGGCCGGAAATCGAAGGCCGAGGTGGTGCGCAACCACCCGGCCGGCACGGCGATCCTCTGCTACGTCGATCCGGACGAACCGTGGAAGGCGGTGCGGGAGCGGAAGCTCGGCTGGTGGGCACTCTTCGCGCTGTTCCCGCTGCCATTCGCCGCGATCGGGCTCGGTGGCTTGTGGTTTGCCTTCGTCAAAAAGAAGAATCCCAAGGGTGATCGCGAGCCGGTGACGACCCGTGCGTCGCGATCGACTTCCGGCAAGTCATCCGAGTCCGGCATCCGGCTGAGCGGGGGCGGGAGCACGGTCGGCAAGCGGTTGCTTCATGTCGTCGGCGCGATCTTCCTCGCCGGGTTCTGGAACGGGATCACCGGGGTGTTCGTCTGGCAGATGTGGCAAGGATGGTCGCGGGGCGAAGCTCCTTGGTTCCTGACGATCTTCCTGACTCCGTTCGTGCTGATCGGTCTCGGTCTGATCATCCACATCTTCTACCGGATCTTCGCGATCTTCTCGCCGATGTACCGCGTCGAGTTTTCCGAACGCCATCTGTCGCCGGGAGGGCACGCGTCCATTTCGTGGAGACGGGCAGGCGGCGGCGGGACACCCAGGAGGCTGGCGCTGTGGCTGGTCGGTCGCGAGGAAGCGACCTACCGCCGGGGCACCAGCACGAGCACCGCGACATCGGTGTTCCACGAGGAGGCGCTGTTCGAAACCGAGACCAAGATGATGATGCCCGCCGGGCGGGTGACCGTGGATCTGCCGGCCGATGCCGTTCCGAGTTTCCGGGGAACGCACAACAAGGTGAGGTGGTTCGTGATCCTGACCGCGGATGTGCCGATGCGTCCCGATGTGAAGGACGAGTACGAGATCGATGTGAAAGGAGGTCGTCGATGAGCCGGGCTGAGATCGAGTTGGATGACGGTGACGCGTTCCGCCCCGGCGAAACCATGCGCGGCAAGGTCGTGGTCGGGCAACTCGAGGACTCCGACGGGCTCGAGATCAGGCTCTTCTGGGCGACCCGTGGCAGAGGAACCGAGGAACTCAAAGTTGTGGAGACCCGCCGCCTCGAAGCGAAGGGCCCGGAGCTGCCGTTCGAATTCGAGCTGCCTTTCGAGCCACCGAGTTTCTCCGGGTCATTGATCAGCGTTGTGTGGGCGCTTGAGTTGGTGGATTCGGAAGGCGAGGCGTGCGCGCATCGCGAGTTCGTGATGTCGCCCACGGGACGGGAACTGGAACTCGGGACGGTCGAGTCGCCCCGCCATCTCGGCAACAAGCGCCGGAAGAAGAAACGATGAAAGCCCGCGAGAATCCCTTCGCTCCCGGGCGCATGGAGCGGGTGCTTCCGTTCGACCCGGAACTGGTCGGTACCACTTGGCAGGAGATCGAGTCGCGCTGGGAGTCGCTCGGCCGGCGGGCGTGTGTGGTCGGCCACCACGGGGCCGGCAAGACGACCTTCCTCGACGGCTTCGAGCGGCGGCTGTGTGGACGTGTCCCGGTCGTGCGGCTGTTCTTCAACCGGTCGAAGCGCCGTCTTGAGCCGGAGGACCTCGAAAAGCTCGGAGATCTTGGCGGGAAGTGCCTGTTGGTCGATGGCGACCGTCATCTGCCGCTGCGTGACCGGATCGAGCTGTGGCATGGGGCGCGGAAGGCGTCGGGAGTGGTGAGTGCCCGGCATCGGGCCGGCCGCCTGCCGGTGCTGCTTGGACTCAGGTCGAATCCCCAACTCGCTGAGTCGTTGCTCGGGCGCGCCTGCCCCAAGGAAGCGGCGGAGTTCCGGGAATTGCTGCCCGCTCTTCTCCGCCGGCACCGGGGGAACATCCGCAACGTCTGGCTCGAATGCTACGACCGCTGGGCCGGATAGTTATTTCGGAACCAAAAACTTTTTGAAAAACTTAACTAATTGAGGTAGAAGCCCCGTTCATGAAGCGTCGCGACTGGATCATGCTTTCGGCATCGGCCCTCGGATTCACCGCCTGCGGGCGTCAGATCACGGCCCGGCAACCGGTTTCCTACAACTTCGAGCACGGTCAGACGGCCATGCTGCGCGGCGGTATCGCCTTCGCGCCGAAGCGCGCTCCCGAGGCGGTGAAGCGCGCGATCCAGGCCGGCAACCGCTTGCAGGGGAAACCCTACAAATGGGGTGGTGGC is part of the Haloferula helveola genome and encodes:
- the rdgB gene encoding RdgB/HAM1 family non-canonical purine NTP pyrophosphatase, with the translated sequence MAAEKPRLVVATRNAHKTAEIREMIGDRFEVLDATSFPDLPEVEETGSTFLENATLKAVSVSRGIGGLALSDDSGLEVDALDGRPGVWSSSFGGEEGNHAKNNERLLREMDGVADRNGRFRCVMVLADKGEVIADFSGSVEGRILAERSGEGGFGYDPLFAPEGYDESFAELGSEVKNGMSHRGRALAQVVEWLESRQA
- a CDS encoding DUF3592 domain-containing protein, translated to MALRLSRRNGQKMSKGCGALFGLGWTAFSSIFVVAGIWVFWTSVQSRTWEKVPCELVKFEIIDEPNTDPPFRPDLLFRYEYEGTPYQSDRLTSADDDRESDYETLVELRQELYGKELDLTCRVNPGDLSQAVLQDSAGDAWFGLVFAGFGGCFMLVGIGLTFTAFGEEKAAKAKTTPATLKSPMAGVLGCGFFGAFAAAGLGILFGVVVPKAFEYFDMRGWVETPAEVVWSRVRSHDSDDGTTYSVDIFYRYEFEGIEYRSNRQSVVGGSSSGRKSKAEVVRNHPAGTAILCYVDPDEPWKAVRERKLGWWALFALFPLPFAAIGLGGLWFAFVKKKNPKGDREPVTTRASRSTSGKSSESGIRLSGGGSTVGKRLLHVVGAIFLAGFWNGITGVFVWQMWQGWSRGEAPWFLTIFLTPFVLIGLGLIIHIFYRIFAIFSPMYRVEFSERHLSPGGHASISWRRAGGGGTPRRLALWLVGREEATYRRGTSTSTATSVFHEEALFETETKMMMPAGRVTVDLPADAVPSFRGTHNKVRWFVILTADVPMRPDVKDEYEIDVKGGRR
- a CDS encoding thioredoxin family protein, with the translated sequence MKAITHLAAFAMAGTALVSSAFANTLEGWSTDLEKAFKDAKAQNKPVLVEFTGSDWCPPCIAMRKNVFSKKEFVKKASEDFILVELDFPRGDKEVKKKNEPYAKKYDIEGFPTVILFDSNGKEFNRFFASQYPKIDLFLDHLDKALERKDLD